Within Vannielia litorea, the genomic segment GGGATCCCGTCATAGACGGAGAGTTCGAGCATCTTGGGGTCGATCATCACCAGCCGCAGCTCGTCGGGCGAGAGGCTGTAGAGAAGCGACAGGATCATGGTGTTGATCGCCACCGACTTGCCCGAGCCGGTGGTACCGGCGATGAGCAGGTGGGGCATTTTTGCGAGGTTGGCCACCACGGGCTCGCCGCCGATGTCCTTGCCGAGCGCCAGCGGCAGGCGGTGGTTGCCGTCGCCGTAGTCCTTGCCGGAGAGGATCTCGCGGAAGTTCACCATCTCGCGGCGCTCGTTGGGCAGTTCGATGCCGATGACCGAGCGGCCGGGCACGGTAGAGACGCGGGCCGAGAGGGCCGACATGGAGCGGGCGATATCGTCGGCCAGGCCGATGACGCGGGAGGCCTTGAGGCCGGGCGCGGGCTCCAGCTCGTACATGGTGACCACCGGGCCGGGGCGGACCGAGACGATCTCGCCGCGCACGCCGTAGTCGTCGAGCACGGTCTCCAGCATCCGGGCGTTCTCCTCGAGCGCCTCGTCGGAGAGGTGGGTGCGGTCGACCTTCTGGGGCTGGGACAGCAGCGAGAGCGGCGGCAACTCGAAGCGGGCCTCCTCCGGGTCGAAGGAGAGCGACGGCTGGGCCTCGGCCTGGGCACGGCGCGAGGGCTGCGCGGGCTTGCGGACCGGGTGCTGCACCGTGGCGCGGGGCTCGGCGGCTTGCGCCGGGGCCGCGGCGGGCGCGGCGGTAACGCGGGGCTGCGGCGGCAGCGCCGGGGCCTCGTCGGGCTCCATCATCTCGATGTCGTCATCGAGCAGGGCCATCGGCGCGGGCGGCACGGCGCCCTTGGTGTTGAGCAGCAGCGGCTGCGGCTTGCGGGACCGCACCACCGGCGGCTCGGCGGGCAGGCCGTTGGAGAGCACCGGACGCACCGCGCCGCCGCCACGGGCACGCTGGCGGATGGCATCGGAGATGCGGGCGCGGATGCGGTCGTCGGCGGGTTGCTCGGCGTCGTAGTCGGGCGCCTCGCGCTCGACCAGCTCGGGCTCGACCGGGCGGCGGACCAGCCCGGTGACACTGGCCAGCAGGCCCCGGCGCTCGGGCGCATGCACCGCAGGCTCGTCATCCTGCACCACTAGCGGGCGCGGGGTGAAATCGTGCCGGGCGACCAGGGGCGCGGCGGCCTCGGTCAGCATGTCGGCTTCGGCGGCGGCCTCGCGGCGGGCATCGCGCCGGGCCTTCAGGGCCTGGGCCAGCGAGAGCGAGCCCTGGGCCCCCTTGCCCATCAGCTTGAGCGCGCCGGCATAGAGCAGGACAAGCCCGACCATGAGGAAGCGGCCGAAGAGACGAAGCTCGGCGCGGGTGGCCCCCAGCGTGAAGACCAGCATGGCCAGCGCGCCGAGGCCGAGGGGAATGGCCAGCAGGCGCACGCCGAGGCCCGCGCCGATGGGCAGGATGTTGAGCAGCGCGCCCAGCACCGTATCGCCGAAGAGCCCGCCGAGGCCGAAGCTGTGAACCCAGTCGCCGCCGGGCGTGAGCATGGCGCCGTAGATCGCGGCCAGAGCCACGGCGATGGGGGCGAAGACCAGCCGGGACAGGGCACGCTCGCTGCCGACGTGGCGGGCGAAGCGGACCCCCCAGGCGGCAAGGATCACCGGGATCGTCCAGGCGGCATGGCCCACGATGATGAAGAGCGGCCCGGCGATGGAGGCGCCGAAGCGGCCGAGGACGTTTTGCGCGGGCGCATCGGTGGCGGAGAGCCAGGAGGGATCGTCTGGCACGTAGGAGCCGAGCATCAGGGCCACCATGAGGCCGGCGGCGATGAGGCCGATGCCGATCATCTCACGCCCGCGTTTCTCGATTGCGGCCTGCATGGCGCTGTCGAACAACGGGTCACGGTGTTTTGCCTGATATGCCATCTTGTCCCTCGTCCTGATCCTCAAACTGCGAGGCAGTCGCGGAGCCGTGTCAGCCCCGCCTGCAGCTCGTCTGTATCTTTCGTTACCATCGCCACCCGGATGTAGCCGGCGCCGGGGTTCTCCCCCTCGACCTCGCGGCCCAGGTAGGCCCCCGGCAGCACCTTCACCCCGGTCTCGCGCCAGAGCTTGATGGTGGCCTGCTCGCTGTCGTCGACCTTGAGCCACAGGAAGAAACCGCCCTGCGGGGGCCTGTACTCGGGCCAGGTGGCGAAGATCTCGTCGGCGATGGCGTATTTGCGCCGGTAGAGCGCACGGCTCTCCTCGACATGGGCCTCGTCGCACCAGGCCAGCTCCGAGACCCGCTGGAGCGGCAGCGGAATGGGCGCGCCGGCATAGGCCCGCAGGCGCTTGATGGCGGTGATGTTGGCCGGGCCGGAGGCCACGAAGCCGGAGCGCAGGCCGGGCAGGTTGGACCGCTTGGAGAGCGAGTGGAAGCTCACGATCTTCTCCGGGTCCGCGCCCATGTCGGCGGCGACCTGGAGCACGCCCGGCGGCGGCGTGTCGCGGTAGACCTCGGAGTAGCACTCGTCGGCAAAGAGGCGGAAGCCGTAGCCCTCGGCCATGCCGATCAGCTCGCGCCAGTAGAGCGTGTCGGCGACCGCGCCCTGCGGGTTTGACGGCGAGCAGATATAGGCGATCTCGGCGCGGGCCAGCACATCCTCGGGGAGCGCGGAGAAATCGGGAAGGAAGCCGGTGGCCAGGGTGGCGGGCACCAGGACCGGCTCGGCCCCGGCGGCGGCGGCGGCCACGGCGTAGACCTGGTAGAACGGGTTGGGCAGCAGCACCGTCGGCGTGTCGCCGTTGGCGGCGCGTTCGGGGCAGAGCGCGAGGCAGGCGTTGAACAGCCCTTCGCGGGTGCCGTTGAGCGCCATCACCCGGGTTTCGGGGTCGAGCGCGACGCCGTAGCGGCGGGAGAGCCAGCCGGTGATCGCCGCCTTCAGCTCGGGCGTGCCGTCGTTCGGCGGGTACTTGGCGAAGTCTTCAACGTATTGCGCGAGGACCGGGGCAACGAAGCCGGGCAGGCCGTGGCGCGGCTCGCCGATGGTCATGTCGATCACCTCTCCTCCCGGCGCGATGCCATCGAGAAGTTTCCGCAGGCGCGGAAAGGCGTAATCTGGCAGGTTCGAGAACCGCTCTGGAAAGGTCATCTTGTTTGTACGTTACTGCCTCGGGTGCAGGGTCTTTGCCCCGCTTTTGCAGGCAGGATAGGCCGCGCGGGCAGGCCCCGTCCAGCGAAACCGTTGCATTTTGGTCCGGGTCGGGCGGGAATTGTGGCATTTGAGTCAACGTGTTGAGAAACCGGGGCTGGGCCGGGTCACGACAGCGCCGCCTCCGCCGCAGCGCCCAGCCGCAGCAGCCGCTCCTCGCCCATGGGCGCGCCCATCAGCATGAGGCCGGTGGAGGGCACGCCGGTGGGCAGGGTGAGCGCGGGCAGACCCATGAGGTTGCCGATGCGGGTGTTGCGCAGGGCAAGCAGGTTCTCGGAGGTGAAGAGCGCCTCGTCGGCCAGCACGGCCTCCTGCTTCGGCGGCAGGTTGGCGACCGAGGGGATGAGCACGGCGTCATACCCCGCCACGGCCTCTGCCCAGGCCGCCCGAAGCCGGTGGAGCTTGTGCCATGCGGCGATGTTCTCGCGGGCCGGCACGTCGCGCCCGCCGCGGAATCGGGTGAGCACGGGCGGATACATCCTTTCGGGCGCAGCTTCGATCTCGGCCTCCCAGGTGGCATAGGCCTCGGGCGCGTAGAGCGGCCCGGCGAGCGCCATCGCCTCGGCCACCAGCGGCAGGGCGCGGCGGGTGACCAGCGCGCCGGCGGCCTGGAGCCGCTCGACGGCGCTGGTGAACCCGGCGGAGACGGCCCCGGCGAGGTCGTCGAGCGCGACGGTTTCCAGCACCATCAGGCGGGTGCCCTCCAGCGTGGCGCCGCGCAGGTCGGGCGCGCGGCCCGCCTCCATCACCGCCAGCAGCTCGGCGGCATCTTCGACGGTGCGGGTGAGCGGGCCGATGGTGTCGAAACTGGCGCAGAGCGGCACGGTGCCGGTGAGCGGAAGGCGGCCGTGGGTGGTTTTCAGGCCGACGAGGTCGTTCCAGGCGGCGGGGGTCCGGACGGAGCCGCCGGTATCGGAGCCGATCCCAGCCGCCGCGAGGTGGAAGGCCACCGAGGTCGCCGCGCCGGAGGAGGAGCCGCCCGAGACCGCCGCGTGATCGTTGACGCAGGGCGGCGAGGCGGTGACGGGGTTGAGGCCGATGCCGGAGAAGGCGAGCTCTGTCTGGTGGGTCTTGCCGAGGCAGACAAGGCCAGCGGCGGAGGCACGGGCAAGCACCAGGGCGTCGCGCGTGGGGGTGCGGCCTTCGAGCAGCCTGGAGCCGCTTTCGGTGGCCACGCCTGCGGTATCGAACAGGTCTTTCCACGAGATCGGCACGCCATCGAGCAGGCTGCGGCGGGTGCCGGCCTTGGCGCGGGCCTCGGCGGCCTCGGCCTCGGCCAGGGCACGTTCGCGGGTGAGGCGGGCATAGATGCGGGGGCCGAACTCATGCGCCTCTATGGCGGCGAGCATGGCCTCGGTCAGCGCCAGGGGAGAGATCTCGCCCCTGCCGATCGCCCTGCCCAGCTCCGATGCCGATGTGCCCTGCCAGTCCATATCCGTCTCCCGTGTTTGCGGCGACGGTAGCGACGCCGCGCCCCATGGACAATCCCGCCGGGCGGGCCATAGTCCGCCCCATGTTTGATGCGGATGTGATCATCGCGGGCGGCGCGCTGACCGGAGCCTCGCTGGCGCTGGCGCTGGCCCAGGGCGGCGCGCGGGTGGTGGTGGTGGACCGGCTGCCCGCCGATGCGCAGGCCTCGCCCGATTTCGACGGACGCTCCTATGCCCTGGCGCTGGCCTCGCAGCGGCTGCTCGAGGCGCTCGGGGTCTGGGGTGCGGTGGCCGAGAAGGCGCAGCCGATCCTGCATGTGAAAACTGGCGACGGACGGCCCGGCGAGGGCGTGCTGGGCGGCTTGCTGCACCTCGATCACGGCGAGATCGACGAAGGGCCGATGGGCTTCATGCTGGAAGACCGGCACCTGCGGCCTGCGCTCATGGCCGCCTTGGCCGACGCGCCCGGCGTGACGGTGCTGGCGGGCGAGGAGATCGTGGCGCAGGCCGTGGCACCGGGTCATGTGGCGGTGACGCTGGGCTCGGGGCGGGTGCTGAAGGCGGCGCTGCTGGCCGGGGCCGACGGGCGCGGCTCGCCCACGGCGCGGCGGGCCGGGATTGCGCGGCGCGACAGTGATTATGGCCAGACCGCGCTGACCTGCGCCGTGGCCCACGAGCGGCCCCACGGCGGCGTGGCGCATCAGTTCTTCATGCCTTCCGGGCCGCTGGCGATCCTGCCGCTGCCGGGGGATCGGAGCAGCATCGTCTGGTCGGAACGGCGGAACCAGGCCAAGGAATTGGCGAAGGCCAGCGATGAGGCGTTTCTGGCGGCGCTGCGGCCGGTCTTCGGCGACTTCCTGGGCGAGATCCGGCTGGAAGGCGTGCGCTTTGCCTATCCGCTCACCCTGACGGTGGCGGAGCGGATCGTGGCGGAGCGGCTGGCGCTGGTGGGCGATGCGGCCCAGGGGATTCACCCGATTGCCGGGCAGGGGCTGAACCAGGGGCTGCGCGACGTGGCGACGCTGGCGCAGGTGGTGACCGAGGCGCGGCGGCGCGGCGAGGATTGCGGATCGGCGCTGGTGCTGGAGCGGCACCGGGCGTGGCGCAGCTTTGACAGGACCGCGCTGACGCTGGCGACGGACGGGTTCAACCGCCTGTTCTCGAACGACAATCCGCTCCTGCGGGCAGCGCGCGACCTGGGCGTATCGGCCGTGGCGGCCCTGCCGGACCTGCGGCGGCGGTTCATCCGCGAGGCGGCGGGGCTCACCGGCGATCTGCCGCGCCTGTTGCAGGGCAAGGCCCTCTAGGCAGCTTGCGGTCGGTGGGGCGGGCCCCACCCTGCGCTCAATCGTCCAGCTTGCGGGCTTCGTCCACCAGCATGATCGGGATGCCGTCGCGGATCGGGAAGGCGAGGCGTGCCCGCTCCGAGATCAGCTCGCCGGCCTCGGCGTCGTAGCGCAGCACGCCCTGGGTCTCAGGGCAGACGAGGGCCTCGAGCACGTGGCGCTCGACGCCGGAATGGGCCTTGGGGTCGTCGCTCATTGCAGCCGTTCCTCGCCGTCTTCGCCACTGCGCAGGGCGAATTCGATCAGGGTCACCAGCGTTTCGCGCCGGGTTTCGAGCGAGGGGGCCTCGAGCAGCGCCTGCTTGTCCTCTACGTCGAAGGGGCAGAGCATGGAGAGCGAATTGATCAGCAACTCGTCGTCGGCGTCCTCGAGGCTGTCCCAGTCGGTCGAGAGACCCTGCGCCTCGAAGTAGCGGCAGAGCTTGGGCATGAAGGCCCTGCGATCGAACCCCTTGTCGTGCTCGGGCTTGCCGAGGTCACGGTCGAAGCCCTTCCAGCAGGGTTTGACCTTGCGGTAGGGCGTGAATCCGTCGAGCTCCTCCTGAAGCCGGAAGCGCGAGATCCCCGTGAGGGTCACCATGTAGCGGCCATCCTCGGTTTCGGAGAAGCCGGTGAGCCGGCCAGCGCAGCCGATCTTCTGCAAGCGCCCCGGGCCGCAGCCGCAGCCCTTGGGGCCTTCGCAGGGCTGCACCATGCCGATCAGGCGCGAAGAGGTCTTCAGCGTGTCGTCGAGCATCGCCAGGTAGCGCGGCTCGAAGATATGCAGAGGCAGCCGGGCGCGCGGCAGGAGCAGCGCGCCAGGCAGAGGAAAGACCGGAAGTGTCTCGGGGAGATCGGCTGCGTGCATCATGGCCAAGGAGGTAGGCCGACCGGTGCGTCAGGCAAATATCATCGACGAGAGTTTGCGGCGGCCCTTCAGCACCACCGGGTCCTGCGGCTTGAGCGCATCGAAGATGGTGAAGAGCTGGGTCTTGGCGGCGCCGTCGTTCCACTCGCGGTCACGGCGGAAGAGCTCGAGCAGATGATCCACGGCAGCCTCGGTCTCGCCCGCGGCCTGCAGCGCGTTGGCCAGGTCGAAGCGGGCCTGGTGGTTGGCCGGGTCGGCCTCGACGGCGGCGGTGAGCTCGGCCAGGGGGCCGGCGTTGGCAGCCTGCTTCAGCAGCTCGATCTGGGCGCGCGCGGCCTCGACCTCGGCGGAGCCGGCGATGGCGGCGGGCACGTTGGCCAGCAAGGCCTCGGCCTGCTCGGTCTGACCGGCGGCAACATGGGCGCGCACCAGCCCGCCGAAGGCGGCGGCGTTCTCGGGCTCTTCGCCGAGGATCGCCCCGAAGACCTCGGCGGCATCGGCGGCCGCGCCCTGCTCCAGCATCTCCTCGGCGGTGGCCAGCGCCTCGGCCAGCCCGCCGTCATCGCCCGAAAGCGCGGCGACCTTGCTGACGAACTCCTTCAGCTGGCTCTCGGGCAGCGCGCCCTGGAAACCGTCGACCGGCTGGCCCTGCCAGAAGGCATAGACGGTGGGGATGGACTGGATGCGCAGCTGGCCGGCGATGCCCTGGTTGCGATCGACATCGACCTTCACCATCTTCACCCTGCCCTTCAGCGCCGTCACGGCGGCTTCGAGCTGGGGGCCCAGCGTCTTGCACGGCCCGCACCAGGTGGCCCAGAAATCGACGATCACCGGCACCTCGCGCGAGGCCTCGATGACCTCCTTCATGAAGTCGGCTTCGTTCACGTCCTTGATGAAATCGCCTGCGGGCGCGGCTTCGTTGTTGCCTTGGCCGAATTCGAGCATCGGGGCCTCCATTACCAGTTGCCGGGTAGATGGAGCACTCAGCCCTTGTTTGCAAGGGCACCGGGGAGCGGAAGGCACCCGGTCAGCCCTGCGGGCAGCACCAGAAGCGCCCCTGCGCGGTAGAGTCGCGCCGCAAAGTCGGGTGTGTCGGACTTGAGCGTGATGGTCGCGGCAGTCTGGCGGAGGATCGCGGCATCCGGCGGGAGCGCGGCGAGAAACGCCCGCGACGGCAGCATCACCACCGCCGCGGGGGCCGCATCGGAAAACCGCATCACCAGCGCCATGACCGCGACCCAGGCGACGAGGATCACCGGCGCCCAGAGGGCGATGCGCCTAATAATCGTGGACATGCTCCACCATAGCGCCGTTCTCGCGGAGGAAGGCAGCGAGATCGGCGACTTTCATCAGCAGGAGCGAGCGGGTGTCGCCGTAGCCCTGCCGGTCCTTTGCGTAGAGCGCGCCCGGAAGTGGGGCCGCGGCGAGGGCGGTGAGCATGATGTCGTCGTTGCCGGCGATCTCGGTGAACTCCACGCCGCGGGCGGCCATCTCCTTCATCAGCCCGGTCAGCTCGCGGTAGCGCGGGGTTTCGAGCACGAGGCCTTCGGGGCGGGTTTCGACCAGATCCACGCCCGCCAGCCCGGCCACCTGTTCCGGCGTGGCCTGCACCACCATTCGCAGCCGCAGCGCATCGGCCCCCACGCCGGCCACCGCCTGCTCGATCACGCCCGCGTAGGCCGCCTTGGCGGAAAACTCGATACCCAGCGCCAGCCGCCGCTCGTTGTCGCGAGGGGTGCCCTGGGTCGCCGCCGCCTGCTCGGCGATGTCGGCCTTGAAATCCCACTTGTACCACGGGGTCTGCTGGAGAAAGGCCGCATAGTCCCGCGCCTGACGGGCAGAAAGGATATCCAGCGCCGAATGTCCGGGCCCGCGCCGCCAGGTGTAGAAGCGCCCGACGGTCTCTTCGTAGGCGGCCTTCAGCATCAGCTCGGCGGTGAAGCTGACGCCGATGACATAGATCGTCTGCTTGGTCGTCCAGTCGAACCCGCCGTGGGGCGGGGAGGCCTCGGAGAGGGCGCAGAGCGAGCCCCAGAAGCCGCCGACGGCGCGGAGGTAGCCAAAGTCGTGCGGGTCCCCCTCGGTGATGACCTGCGCGTAATCGTCATAGGCATGGACGATGTGCCACTCGGGATAGGTCATCAGGGTGCGGCCCTCGGCGCGGTGCCACTGGGGCGGCAGCAGCGGCGCGTAATCGCCCGCCACCGGGTCGCCGCCCCGGCAGGCGACCTCCACGTAGCCCACCGGCGCCAGCAGGGCGGCGATCAGCAGGGCCGCCACCACCAGCAGCCGTTTGACCCATTTCCAGAGCCAGCGGATCATTTGCGGTCCAGCACGAGGCCGGCGAAGAGGGCAAAGCCGCCCAGGCCGATATGGGGCAGGTTGGCGAGGATCTTGAAGCCGAAGGGCAGGTCGAGCACGCCGTTGGTGAAGATGCCCATGTCGAGGTAGCCCGAGCCGAAGGCCAGCCCCATCGCCCCGTCGGCGAGGTAGAGCGCGCCGAAGACGACGAGAAAGAGCTTGCTGGCCCGGTGCGAGGCGAGCGCCGCGCCCAGCGCCCAGAGGGCGGAGGCGAGGTGCAGCGCGTCGTCGAAGATATCCAGCTCGAAGATGCCGAAGGCGAGGCCCTCGCTGTCGGTGATGCCGGGCACGTAGTTCAGCGCGGCGGCCCCGAGGAGGGCAATGAAGTAGCCGAAGGCGATGAGGCGAAGAAGGGTCATAGCTCCCCCAGGTATGTGTCCCAAAGGTTGTTCCGGAGCAGCAGCCCCGGGTCGATCTCGCGTTTGCGCGCGGCAAATTCGGCGGCGCGGGGGTAGGCCGTGTGCAGCTGGTCGAGCGTGGCGTGGGGCCGGTAGGGCAGGTAATAGGCCCCGCCGATGGCGTTGATGCCCTCGATCAGGGCGCGGGTCATGCGGGCCATGTCGGCCTCGCCGCGCGCTGTCATTTCTTGGGAGAAGCTCATCACCGCGGCGATACGGGGCACGCGGGCGTAGGAGAGCCAGCTTGTCGTGTCGGTATCGACGAACCGCAGGGTGACGTTCAGGAACTCCTGGTAGCTGGCCGGAATCACCGCGCGGCAGACCTGGAGGAAATCGGAGAAGCGGTCGAAGGGCACGAAGTACTCGTGGAGGATGTCGGTGCGGGCCGCGTCGCCATCGTCCAGCGTGACCACGGGCTCGTTCATCAGCGCGTTGCGGTTGGCGGCGCCTGCGAGCATGGGTGCAAAGCGCGACTCGGTCCACCAGCGTGCCCGCTTCATCCGCTCGTTGCCCAGTTGCCAGCGGTAGAGCCGGGCGGCGGCCCGGGAGGTGAAGCCCGAGGCGTATTCGGCGGGCGGGATCTCGGTGCTCTCGGGGTCCGTGCCATAGGTGATGAGCAGCGCCTCGGTGACAAACTCGGCGCGGCCCACGTTGAGGCGGCCATAGGCCATGGGAACATCGGGCGAGTCGACGGCGGCGCGAAAGGCGGGGGCAAAGGCCTCGGCCTCCATGCGCCGGAAGCTCGGCACCAGCCGCTGGTTGGGCACCATATCCACCACCATCTCGGTGATGAGGCCGACGAGGCCGTAGCCGCCCATCGCCATGGCGAAGAGCTCGGCGTTCTCGGTCCGGCTCGCGGTGACCAGCTCGCCATCGGGCAGCACCATCGTCACCTCGCGCACGGTGGAGCCCATCGGGCCATAGGGCACCGGCCAGCCGTGGGCGTTGACCGAGAAGGTCGCGGCGAGGCCGAAATCGGAGTTCGACTGCATCACCGCCGGGCCAAAGCCCGCCGGGTCGAGCGCGGCGATCACCTCGTACCATCGGGCGCCGGCATGGGCGCGGTAGGTTTGCGCCCCGGTGTCGAGCTCGACGAAGGGATTGCGGTAGCTGATCGCCGTGCCCTCGCGCGGAATCGCCTGCCCGCCCATCGAGTGCCGCGCCGCGCCCAGGTTCACCGGGCGGCCCTCCGAGGCGGCCTCCTTCAGCTCGGCCCGGAGCGCGGCGACGAGGCTCTCGCCCGAATCGTCGGTGAGGATGACGTGCTTGGCGACGGGGGTCTCCGAGAGGCCGGAGGCGTCGTTCATCGTGTTGACGCGGCCCTGTGGCGCGATCGACCGGGTGCCGGCAAGCACCGGCACGTCGCTCTTCAGCCACTTCGCGCCCGCCACGCCTGCGGCGGCCCCTGCCCCGAACACCACGGCCCTGCGGCCCAACTTGCCCATCACCTGCCCTCGCTTTTGCGCCATCCTGCCAATGGACGGCGCGCCGGAAAACGGAAAAGCTGCCGGAGCGGCAAGGAGAGGAGGCGACCGTGGCACAAAGGATTCTCTGCTTCGGCGACAGCAACACCCATGGCACGCCCCCGATGGCGGCGCGCGGGCGGCACGAAAGGTTCGGCCGCGACACCCGCTGGCCCTGCGTGATGGCCGCGGCCATGGGCGATGTGGAGCTGATCGAGGAGGGGCTGCCCGGCCGGACCACGCAGCACGACGACCCGGTGATGGGGGCCTTCATGAACGCCCGCCCCGCGCTGCGGATGGCGCTGAGGAGCCACGCGCCGCTCGACCGGCTGGTGGTGATGCTGGGGACAAACGACTGCAAGGCGCGGTTCCAGCCCAGCGCGGAGAAGATCGCGGCGGGGATCGCGGGGCTGCTCGACATCGCCATGAGCGAGGAAGAGGCCGCGCGGCATCCGGGGATGCGGATCACCCTCCTGGCGCCCCCGGCCCCGGTCGAGGCCGGGCCCTTTGCGGCGGAGTTCGCGGGCGCATCACAGCTGCGCCTCGCCCCGGCGCTGGCAGCACTGGCCGGGGTGCGGGGGCTCGACTTTTTCGATGCCGGGTCGGTGATCCCGGTCAGCCCGGTGGACGGCATCCACATCGCGGCGGAGGATCACGTGGTGCTGGGCAAGGCCCTGGCCGCCCATCTCTCCTGACCCTGCCCTGCGGCTCCACGACAGGCAGGATCCCGCAGCGCGACAAGGACAATCAGATTGAAAGGGACAATTTGATCAAAATTGCCCGCACCTGCCTCATCTTCTTGGCCGAAATACCTCGGGGGTGTGGGGGCAGCGCCCCCACCTGCGCGCCGGTGCGGCCCGCGTCAGAGGTCGAATTCGGCGAACACCGGGGCGTGGTCCGAGGGCTTCTCCCAGCCGCGCACCGGGCGGAGGATACGGCTGGAGTGGCCCGCGTTGGCGATGTCGGGCGTGGCCCAGACGTGGTCGAGCCGGCGGCCCTTGTCGGCCTCGTCCCAATCCCGGGCGCGGTAGGACCACCAGCTGTAGAGCAACCCCTCGGGGATGTCCTTGCGGGTGATGTCGACCCATTTGCCCGCGTCCTGCGCGGCGCCCAGCGCCTCGACCTCGACGGGGGTGTGGGAGACGATCTTCAGCAGTTTCTTGTGATCCCAGACGTCATCTTCGCGCGGCGCGATGTTGAGATCGCCGACGAGGATCGCCTTTTCCGGCGCCTCGGCGTGGAAGGCGTCACGCATCTCGGCGAGGTAGTCGAGCTTCTGGCCGAATTTCTCGTTCACCTCGCGGTCGGGCACATCGCCGCCGGCGGGGACGTAGAAGTTGTGGATGGTCACCCCGTTCTCGAGCCGTCCGGCGATGTGGCGGGCATGGCCC encodes:
- a CDS encoding Trm112 family protein — protein: MSDDPKAHSGVERHVLEALVCPETQGVLRYDAEAGELISERARLAFPIRDGIPIMLVDEARKLDD
- the trxA gene encoding thioredoxin: MLEFGQGNNEAAPAGDFIKDVNEADFMKEVIEASREVPVIVDFWATWCGPCKTLGPQLEAAVTALKGRVKMVKVDVDRNQGIAGQLRIQSIPTVYAFWQGQPVDGFQGALPESQLKEFVSKVAALSGDDGGLAEALATAEEMLEQGAAADAAEVFGAILGEEPENAAAFGGLVRAHVAAGQTEQAEALLANVPAAIAGSAEVEAARAQIELLKQAANAGPLAELTAAVEADPANHQARFDLANALQAAGETEAAVDHLLELFRRDREWNDGAAKTQLFTIFDALKPQDPVVLKGRRKLSSMIFA
- a CDS encoding aminotransferase class I/II-fold pyridoxal phosphate-dependent enzyme, with protein sequence MTFPERFSNLPDYAFPRLRKLLDGIAPGGEVIDMTIGEPRHGLPGFVAPVLAQYVEDFAKYPPNDGTPELKAAITGWLSRRYGVALDPETRVMALNGTREGLFNACLALCPERAANGDTPTVLLPNPFYQVYAVAAAAAGAEPVLVPATLATGFLPDFSALPEDVLARAEIAYICSPSNPQGAVADTLYWRELIGMAEGYGFRLFADECYSEVYRDTPPPGVLQVAADMGADPEKIVSFHSLSKRSNLPGLRSGFVASGPANITAIKRLRAYAGAPIPLPLQRVSELAWCDEAHVEESRALYRRKYAIADEIFATWPEYRPPQGGFFLWLKVDDSEQATIKLWRETGVKVLPGAYLGREVEGENPGAGYIRVAMVTKDTDELQAGLTRLRDCLAV
- a CDS encoding LON peptidase substrate-binding domain-containing protein, producing MMHAADLPETLPVFPLPGALLLPRARLPLHIFEPRYLAMLDDTLKTSSRLIGMVQPCEGPKGCGCGPGRLQKIGCAGRLTGFSETEDGRYMVTLTGISRFRLQEELDGFTPYRKVKPCWKGFDRDLGKPEHDKGFDRRAFMPKLCRYFEAQGLSTDWDSLEDADDELLINSLSMLCPFDVEDKQALLEAPSLETRRETLVTLIEFALRSGEDGEERLQ
- a CDS encoding UbiH/UbiF/VisC/COQ6 family ubiquinone biosynthesis hydroxylase, coding for MDNPAGRAIVRPMFDADVIIAGGALTGASLALALAQGGARVVVVDRLPADAQASPDFDGRSYALALASQRLLEALGVWGAVAEKAQPILHVKTGDGRPGEGVLGGLLHLDHGEIDEGPMGFMLEDRHLRPALMAALADAPGVTVLAGEEIVAQAVAPGHVAVTLGSGRVLKAALLAGADGRGSPTARRAGIARRDSDYGQTALTCAVAHERPHGGVAHQFFMPSGPLAILPLPGDRSSIVWSERRNQAKELAKASDEAFLAALRPVFGDFLGEIRLEGVRFAYPLTLTVAERIVAERLALVGDAAQGIHPIAGQGLNQGLRDVATLAQVVTEARRRGEDCGSALVLERHRAWRSFDRTALTLATDGFNRLFSNDNPLLRAARDLGVSAVAALPDLRRRFIREAAGLTGDLPRLLQGKAL
- a CDS encoding amidase; the protein is MDWQGTSASELGRAIGRGEISPLALTEAMLAAIEAHEFGPRIYARLTRERALAEAEAAEARAKAGTRRSLLDGVPISWKDLFDTAGVATESGSRLLEGRTPTRDALVLARASAAGLVCLGKTHQTELAFSGIGLNPVTASPPCVNDHAAVSGGSSSGAATSVAFHLAAAGIGSDTGGSVRTPAAWNDLVGLKTTHGRLPLTGTVPLCASFDTIGPLTRTVEDAAELLAVMEAGRAPDLRGATLEGTRLMVLETVALDDLAGAVSAGFTSAVERLQAAGALVTRRALPLVAEAMALAGPLYAPEAYATWEAEIEAAPERMYPPVLTRFRGGRDVPARENIAAWHKLHRLRAAWAEAVAGYDAVLIPSVANLPPKQEAVLADEALFTSENLLALRNTRIGNLMGLPALTLPTGVPSTGLMLMGAPMGEERLLRLGAAAEAALS
- a CDS encoding DNA translocase FtsK, whose amino-acid sequence is MAYQAKHRDPLFDSAMQAAIEKRGREMIGIGLIAAGLMVALMLGSYVPDDPSWLSATDAPAQNVLGRFGASIAGPLFIIVGHAAWTIPVILAAWGVRFARHVGSERALSRLVFAPIAVALAAIYGAMLTPGGDWVHSFGLGGLFGDTVLGALLNILPIGAGLGVRLLAIPLGLGALAMLVFTLGATRAELRLFGRFLMVGLVLLYAGALKLMGKGAQGSLSLAQALKARRDARREAAAEADMLTEAAAPLVARHDFTPRPLVVQDDEPAVHAPERRGLLASVTGLVRRPVEPELVEREAPDYDAEQPADDRIRARISDAIRQRARGGGAVRPVLSNGLPAEPPVVRSRKPQPLLLNTKGAVPPAPMALLDDDIEMMEPDEAPALPPQPRVTAAPAAAPAQAAEPRATVQHPVRKPAQPSRRAQAEAQPSLSFDPEEARFELPPLSLLSQPQKVDRTHLSDEALEENARMLETVLDDYGVRGEIVSVRPGPVVTMYELEPAPGLKASRVIGLADDIARSMSALSARVSTVPGRSVIGIELPNERREMVNFREILSGKDYGDGNHRLPLALGKDIGGEPVVANLAKMPHLLIAGTTGSGKSVAINTMILSLLYSLSPDELRLVMIDPKMLELSVYDGIPHLLSPVVTDPKKAVVALKWVVGEMEDRYRKMSKMGVRNIEGYNARVRDTLAKGEMFSRTIQTGFDDDTGEPVFETEEFKPVTLPFIVVIVDEMADLMMVAGKEIEACIQRLAQMARASGIHLIMATQRPSVDVITGTIKANFPTRISFQVTSKIDSRTILGEMGAEQLLGQGDMLYMAGGGRITRVHGPFCSDEEVEEVVNHLKSFGAPEYVSGVVEGPEDDKESDIDLVLGLGGNTDGDDALYDQAVQIVIQDRKCSTSYIQRKLAIGYNKAARLVEQMEDNGLVGASNHVGKREILVPEPN